The window GACGAGTTTGCCGGCATGACTCCGTGCGCCGAGGTCACATACCCCGACACGGTGGGCATCGCGCCGGCCGACGAGCCTCTGGTCAGCTTCTACGCGTCGCTGGACCCGGCGAGACCCCTGATCCTGCGCGAGGAGAACGTCTCGACCTATGTCGTGCTCCCCAACTGCGACACCACTGAAATCGGCTCGCCCCGGGCGGAGGTCAGCTACTCCGAAGCCGAGAAGGAGCCGTACCTCCGGCTGACGCTCGACGGTCTGGATGGGGTGGTCAAGCTGGCCGACCTCCCGCGGGGCGAGAGCTACTGCATCAAGAACGTCAACCTGGCCCTCCAGGTGGTGCGCGTCGGCAGCCTGGAGATTTCGGGAGCCGTTTTCGCCCGTTTCCCGCACTGCTCAGTCGCCATCAAGACGCCCAACCCCGCGAACTGGATCATCGAGGCGGCCCTCCTCCCCCCGGAGGCTATGCAGCCGACCGGGCCGTCGGCGGGAGAGGGGGAGGCCGAGGCCAACGATTTCGGCACCGGCACACCGGAACTGGCCAATCTGGAACGTTTCTTCCTCACCCTGCAGGGCGGCGTGGTAAACAACACCCAGCTCACCATCCAGGGCCAGTACACGGGCGACCAGTCGGTGACCTCGGGACAGATGTTCTTCTCGCCGGCGCCCGCCACCCCCGCCGAGGCGGAGCAGATAAAAAGCTCCACCGTGGAGCGCATCCGCGACCTCTATCTGAACGCCCCGGGCTGGAAGGTGGCCGAACGGCTGACGGTGGAGGCGCTGGGCTGGAACGAGCCCTACTTCTCGAGCCTGGTCAACTGGTCGGGAACGGAGGTGGACGTCCGGCTGACCTGGAGCGACCCCGCATCGAGCACCGTCATCTACCAGGCGGTGGACACCATCGGCCTGGTCCGCTGGACCGACTTCCTCTGGTATGTGGACGTGGACCACATCCTGCGCCTGGACCAGCCGGCGGGAGAGAACAGGCTCTGGACGGGCTACCAGTCCCCGGCGGACGTGACGTCCCCCGGCGGGACGGTCCTGGAAGAGGCCGACGCCGCGGAACAGCCTACGGACGAGTAATAGCCCATGTTGAATGCAGACACTATCCAGAAATGGGGCGCGTAAATGGGAAACTATCTCTACTACGGCGACAATCTGGACATCCTGCGGCGGTACGTCGCCGACGAGACGGTTGACCTCGTTTACCTCGATCCGCCTTTCAATAGCAATGTTGTTTATAGCGCCTTTTTCGCCGAAAAGAACGGCACACGGGCAGCGGCGCAGATCAAGGCTTTCGAGGACACCTGGACATGGAATGTGGAGTCGGAAGCCACCTATGCGGAACTCGTGACGGCAGGCGGGAAGGTCTCGGACGCGCTTCAGGGGTTCAGGCGATTTCTCGGCGAGTGTGACATGCTGGCCTACCTGGCGATGATGGCGCCGCGCCTGGTGGAGCTACGTCGCGTGCTGAAGCCGACCGGGAGCCTCTACCTGCACTGCGACCCGACGGCAAGCCACTACCTGAAAATGCTCATGGACGCGGTGTTTGGAGCCAAGCAGTTTCGGAATGAAATCACGTGGTGTTACACTGGTGCGGCATCTCCTGGACAGAGGTACTTCAACCGGAAGCACGATGTTGTTTTCTGGTACTCACGGGGCGAGGAGTGGACATTTAACCCCTATGTCCTTGAGATTCCTTTTGCAGAATCCACGCGCCGGAGAGCGCAACACGTTGATGGCAGCTTCGGCAAAACACGGTCTAAACCTCTTCCAGAGTGGAAGTTCCCAGATGATTGGTGGGCCGACATCATCGCGCTTAAAGCAGGAAAGGAGCGCCTCGGCTACCCCACCCAGAAGCCCGAAGCCCTC is drawn from bacterium and contains these coding sequences:
- a CDS encoding DNA methyltransferase — translated: MGNYLYYGDNLDILRRYVADETVDLVYLDPPFNSNVVYSAFFAEKNGTRAAAQIKAFEDTWTWNVESEATYAELVTAGGKVSDALQGFRRFLGECDMLAYLAMMAPRLVELRRVLKPTGSLYLHCDPTASHYLKMLMDAVFGAKQFRNEITWCYTGAASPGQRYFNRKHDVVFWYSRGEEWTFNPYVLEIPFAESTRRRAQHVDGSFGKTRSKPLPEWKFPDDWWADIIALKAGKERLGYPTQKPEALLERIIEASSNEGNLVLDPFCGCGTTVAVAQRLNRRWIGIDITHLAVTLIKNRLQNAFGAAVAQTYQPIGEPTSLPDAATLAESDPYQFQWWALGLVGARPVEQKKGADKGIDGKIIFQGEKTGEFETVILSVKAGKTGSAHVRDLKGVVLGRKDAAIGVLISMQEPTRDMKTEAATAGFYESATWGRKYPKIQLLTVAELLAGKQIDMPPLKQVGATFKKAPKVQKREPDTESMI